In one Brassica oleracea var. oleracea cultivar TO1000 chromosome C9, BOL, whole genome shotgun sequence genomic region, the following are encoded:
- the LOC106315868 gene encoding uncharacterized protein At1g04910, producing MEIQIRSESSQTHNKPPSPRVTKTRSQVWFFRVCSCILVWTCLFQLFTGLTNQISRFSLPVEPVRLPPLLPPRRNYTSNGILRVSCNGGLNQMRAAICDMVTIARLLNLTLVVPELDKKSFWADPSDFEDVFDINHFIDSLRDEVRIIKRLPSKKYGYKLFQMPPVSWSNEKYYLHKLLPRFRKHKVIHFNRSDTRLANNGLSLHLQRLRCRVNFQGLRFTPRIEALGAKLVQILQQRGPFVALHLRYEMDMLAFSGCTHGCTEKEAEELRKMRCAYPWWKEKEIVSEERRVQGRCPLTPEEAVLVLKALGFQKDTQIYIAAGDIYGGERRLALLKESFPRIVKKEMLLDPKELQQFQNHSSQMAALDFIVSVASDNFIPTYYGNMAKVVEGHRRYLGFKKTILLNQKRLVEVLDLHKNKTLSWDQFAVSAKEAHEGRRMGEPTHRKVISDKPKEEDYFYANPHECIGEGPSTLTD from the exons ATGGAGATTCAAATTAGATCGGAGAGTTCTCAGACGCATAATAAGCCACCGAGTCCAAGAGTTACCAAAACTCGATCACAAGTTTGGTTCTTTAGAGTCTGCTCCTGCATTTTGGTTTGGACTTGCTTGTTTCAGCTCTTCACCGGTTTAACCAATCAGATTTCCCGGTTCTCCCTTCCGGTTGAGCCGGTTCGATTGCCTCCTCTGCTTCCTCCTCGAC GAAATTACACAAGCAATGGGATTCTACGAGTGTCTTGTAACGGCGGTTTGAATCAAATGCGTGCAGCG ATTTGTGATATGGTGACAATTGCTAGACTGTTGAACTTGACTCTTGTTGTTCCAGAGCTTGATAAGAAATCTTTCTGGGCTGATCCAAG TGACTTTGAGGATGTTTTTGATATAAACCATTTCATTGATTCATTAAGAGATGAAGTAAGGATCATAAAGAGGCTGCCAAGCAAGAAATATGGTTACAAGCTGTTCCAAATGCCTCCAGTGAGCTGGTCAAATGAAAAGTATTACTTGCACAAG CTATTGCCGCGGTTCAGGAAACATAAAGTCATACATTTCAATAGGAGTGATACGAGATTAGCCAACAACGGTCTTTCTCTCCATCTCCAGAGGCTGAGATGCCGTGTGAACTTCCAAGGACTGAGATTCACTCCACGGATCGAAGCTCTGGGAGCAAAGTTAGTTCAGATTCTCCAACAGAGAGGCCCTTTTGTGGCTTTGCATTTGAGATATGAGATGGATATGTTGGCTTTCTCTGGCTGCACTCATGGTTGCACTGAGAAAGAAGCTGAAGAACTCAGAAAGATGAG GTGTGCATATCCATGGTGGAAAGAGAAAGAGATAGTCTCTGAGGAGAGAAGGGTGCAAGGACGCTGTCCATTGACACCAGAAGAGGCTGTTTTGGTCCTAAAAGCCTTAGGGTTTCAGAAGGATACACAGATATACATTGCAGCTGGTGATATCTACGGTGGCGAGAGGAGATTAGCCCTTTTAAAAGAATCATTCCCAAGAATT GTGAAAAAAGAAATGCTACTAGATCCTAAGGAACTGCAACAGTTTCAGAACCACTCATCACAAATGGCAGCTCTAGACTTCATTGTATCGGTAGCCAGTGACAATTTTATTCCTACCTACTATGGAAACATGGCTAAAGTTGTTGAAGGGCATCGAAG ATATCTTGGGTTTAAGAAAACAATATTGCTAAACCAGAAGAGACTTGTGGAGGTTTTGGACTTGCATAAGAACAAGACACTCTCATGGGATCAGTTTGCAGTATCTGCCAAGGAGGCTCATGAGGGAAGACGGATGGGAGAACCAACACATAGGAAAGTAATCTCTGATAAACCAAAGGAAGAAGATTACTTCTATGCCAATCCTCATGAATGCATCGGTGAAGGTCCATCAACTTTAACAGATTAA
- the LOC106318554 gene encoding DNA-binding protein SMUBP-2, producing MAKNRGTAMSLESFVSTMAPLIDMEKEAEISMSLTTGASRNIETAQKKGTTILNLKCVDVQTGLMGKSLLEFQSNKGDVLPPHKFGNHDVVVLKLNKADLGSSPLAQGVVYRLRDSSITVVFDEVPEEGLNTSLRLEKLANEVTYRRMKDTLVQMSKGVLRGPASDLVPVLFGERGPTVAKKEVEFTPFNKSLDQSQRDAISKALSSKDVFLLHGPPGTGKTTTVVEIILQEVKRGSKILACAASNIAVDNIVERLVPHKVKLVRVGHPARLLPQVLDSALDAQVLKGDNSALANDIRKEMKALNGKLLKAKDRNTRRGIQKDLRALGKEERKRQQLAVSDVIKNADVILTTLTGALTRKLDNITFDLVIIDEGAQALEVACWIALLKGSRCILAGDHLQLPPTIQSAEAEKKGLGITLFERLADLYGDEIKSMLTVQYRMHERIMNWSSEELYDGKITAHSSVASHMVYDLENVEKSSATEATLLLVDSAGCDMEEKKDEEESTYNEGEAEVAMAHAKRLIKSGVRSCDIGIITPYAAQVMVLRILRGKEEKLKEMEISTVDGFQGREKEAIIISMVRSNSKKEVGFLKDQRRMNVAVTRARRQCCVVCDTETVSSDAFLKRMIEYFEEHGEYLSASDYTNW from the coding sequence ATGGCCAAGAACCGAGGAACTGCGATGTCACTCGAGTCCTTCGTGTCAACGATGGCTCCACTTATAGACATGGAGAAAGAAGCGGAGATCTCAATGTCCCTAACCACAGGCGCGTCGAGAAACATCGAAACCGCACAGAAGAAAGGCACCACGATCCTCAACTTGAAATGCGTCGATGTGCAAACAGGTCTCATGGGGAAGTCTCTCCTCGAGTTCCAATCCAACAAAGGAGACGTCCTTCCTCCCCACAAGTTCGGCAACCACGACGTCGTCGTCTTGAAGCTCAACAAAGCCGATCTCGGCTCGTCTCCCCTTGCGCAGGGAGTCGTGTACCGGTTGAGAGACTCCTCGATCACGGTTGTGTTCGATGAGGTCCCTGAGGAAGGGCTCAACACTTCTCTGAGGCTGGAGAAGCTCGCTAACGAGGTGACGTATAGGAGGATGAAGGATACGTTGGTGCAGATGAGTAAAGGTGTGTTGAGAGGACCTGCTTCTGATTTGGTTCCTGTCTTGTTCGGTGAGAGAGGACCAACGGTTGCAAAGAAGGAGGTTGAGTTTACTCCTTTTAACAAGAGTCTTGATCAGTCTCAGAGAGATGCGATTTCCAAGGCTTTGTCTTCAAAGGATGTGTTTTTATTGCACGGTCCTCCTGGTACTGGGAAGACAACTACTGTTGTGGAGATAATCTTACAAGAAGTCAAACGCGGTTCGAAGATTCTCGCTTGTGCAGCTTCGAATATCGCTGTTGACAACATTGTCGAGAGGCTTGTTCCTCACAAGGTGAAGCTGGTGAGAGTGGGGCATCCCGCACGGCTCTTACCTCAAGTGCTGGATAGCGCTCTAGACGCTCAGGTTCTTAAGGGGGATAACAGCGCGCTAGCGAATGACATCAGGAAGGAGATGAAGGCGTTGAACGGGAAGCTGCTGAAAGCGAAAGATAGAAACACGAGGAGAGGGATACAGAAGGACCTTCGAGCTTTGGGTAAAGAGGAGCGTAAGAGGCAGCAGTTAGCTGTTTCGGACGTGATCAAGAACGCTGATGTCATTCTCACGACTCTCACTGGTGCACTAACGCGAAAGCTTGATAATATAACTTTTGACTTGGTGATTATTGATGAAGGAGCGCAGGCTCTTGAGGTTGCTTGCTGGATTGCTCTGCTTAAGGGTTCGAGATGTATACTTGCTGGAGACCATCTCCAGCTCCCACCTACGATCCAGAGCGCTGAAGCTGAGAAGAAAGGGTTAGGGATAACACTCTTTGAACGGTTAGCGGATCTTTATGGAGATGAGATTAAGTCCATGCTCACTGTTCAGTACCGTATGCATGAGCGTATTATGAACTGGTCCTCTGAAGAGCTTTACGATGGGAAGATAACAGCGCATTCAAGTGTTGCCTCGCATATGGTTTATGACTTGGAGAATGTGGAGAAATCTTCTGCAACAGAGGCGACTCTGCTGTTAGTAGATTCCGCTGGGTGTGACATGGAGGAGAAGAAAGACGAGGAAGAGAGCACTTATAACGAAGGGGAAGCAGAGGTTGCGATGGCACATGCCAAGAGACTGATCAAGAGTGGTGTTCGTTCTTGTGATATTGGAATCATCACACCTTACGCTGCTCAGGTAATGGTGCTCAGGATTCTTAGGGGCAAAGAGGAGAAGCTAAAGGAGATGGAGATCTCTACGGTGGATGGGTTCCAAGGTCGAGAGAAAGAAGCTATCATCATCTCCATGGTTAGATCAAATTCAAAGAAGGAGGTTGGGTTTCTTAAGGACCAAAGGCGAATGAACGTGGCTGTTACTCGCGCTAGAAGACAGTGTTGTGTGGTCTGCGATACAGAGACAGTGAGCAGTGATGCGTTTCTCAAACGTATGATTGAATACTTTGAGGAGCATGGGGAGTATCTCAGCGCCTCTGACTACACCAATTGGTAA